The following are encoded together in the Euwallacea fornicatus isolate EFF26 chromosome 11, ASM4011564v1, whole genome shotgun sequence genome:
- the LOC136341965 gene encoding ATP-binding cassette sub-family C member 4-like, which produces MDYGSNKASEEKINPRETAGIFSISTFFYNFALLKQGKNKDIEEDDIYRVIPEYQADALGDKLQACWNQRKKADKNPSIKSCLIRCFGWPYLLYFFLQLFCGTIILVVSPIIVADFVAYFKPGQTTFTKTDAFRYAAIYTCLNLFSTIYTNNLQQLVSEYSIRIRTAVCSLIYRKALRIRSTAFSECSIGKIVTLMSKDVFVIDSGLEHFKDVIIGFLQLAVVFNILYRKVGISAFPAMGFIMVIMPLQMYIGKLTSRCRIRSAKKTDQRFKLLQETLSAIKIIKMYTWQNYFEKLIHKARMKETDKIKMVYYLKACIVILGGTTISFAFYILLISYIARGYSIEAETIYYVQTCLGVVRLSIAQQIPLGITQTADLLASLRRIQWFLDAEEVKDSACKSSENASLYLDRVKVAISGKEVLKSVSLNIDKGLLLITGDVGSGKTALLKTILGEYPLTGGEMVIHGTFSYATEEPWLFPSTIRQNILFGQPFDEQRYQDVLKACALTYDINKFEKLDQTIVGDKGFNLSKGQQARISLARAVYKDSDVYLLDDCLSSLDNHVNKHIFNKCIKLFLKDKICLLVSNNINHIKTMKNNRILFVENGTTFNLEQQRNALDNRITYYIDEDDDNDDDGGDENGDCNFSKKTSNVNTAISNEEGSEEADALLDSNLEPNVENLYHEEKKQGKVLWKNYFRYYRALGGFFVVFYLLAIYMACQFCISYSEKLLSRWVNLEPQITNLTLNNKTEGPEYRRIISQREHFLNLYTLLTIGMVALIIARAFSTLIICMNAAKKLHKALVRGMLSTYMYFFDDHFIGNIINRLSKDFHVTDEQMPYLILDLCRLIFSISSGIILIGSVNWIFYIPAGLLLVKLYFVRRLYLPTGRSLRRLEAATRSPIIGYLNSTLEGLAVVRAAQQQQKLQNEFDRHQDHFTSTFYLNLSTKRFFTFWLDMFGTMFASLVAFKFVILHQEETSGDVGLALVQATMLSSVLQFAIRQITEVENTMTCVERVVEYSDVPSEPIGGQILADWPSKGHILYKNVSLTYKSDGHPVLKDIDLDIKGGSKIGIVGRTGAGKSSIISSLFRLYDFDGEIIIDGENISTLSINFLRENISIIPQDPILFTGTIRTNLDPFDKYSDKEIWSALEKVHMKSIIQDLNQEISDSTSGYSSGQKQLISLARALIQENKIIVLDEATANLDPKTDQLLQETVKESFKNCTVLIIAHRLHSVLSCDKILVLDAGRIVEFNEPRILLQNSSGFLTRMVKEGD; this is translated from the exons TTCTGCGGCACGATCATCCT GGTGGTTTCACCCATAATTGTGGCCGATTTCGTAGCTTACTTCAAACCAGGCCAAACCACATTTACGAAAACAGACGCTTTCAGATACGCGGCAATCTACACATGCCTCAACCTCTTCAGCACCATTTATACCAACAACCTGCAGCAACTGGTCAGTGAATACTCTATCAGAATCCGAACGGCAGTGTGTTCGCTCATTTACAGAAAGGCCTTGAGGATCCGTTCCACAGCCTTTTCCGAGTGTTCAATAG GCAAAATCGTTACGTTGATGTCCAAAGACGTGTTCGTCATAGACTCGGGGTTGGAGCACTTCAAAGACGTGATTATAGGGTTTTTGCAGCTTGCGGTAGTCTTCAACATTCTCTACCGGAAAGTGGGTATTTCGGCTTTTCCCGCCATGGGTTTTATCATGGTCATAATGCCGCTCCAAA TGTACATCGGGAAGTTGACGTCACGCTGCCGGATAAGGTCAGCTAAGAAGACTGACCAGCGGTTCAAGCTCTTGCAGGAAACCTTGAGTGCGATTAAGATCATAAAAATGTACACATGGcaaaattactttgaaaagCTGATCCATAAAGCTAGAAT GAAGGAAACTGACAAAATCAAGATGGTCTACTATTTGAAGGCCTGCATCGTGATCCTTGGTGGCACAACCATCAGTTTTGCCTTTTACATACTTCTCATTTCTTATATAGCCAGGGGGTACTCCATAGAGGCCGAAACAATCTATTACGTTCAAACTTGCCTTGGAGTCGTTAGGCTCTCAATTGCCCAGCAGATCCCCTTGGGCATTACTCAGACAGCTGACTTGCTGGCTTCCTTGAGGAGAATCCAATGGTTCCTAG ACGCCGAGGAAGTTAAAGATTCCGCATGTAAATCCTCGGAGAACGCGAGTCTCTACCTCGATAGAGTTAAGGTGGCCATATCAGGCAAAGAAGTGTTGAAATCGGTTTCTTTAAACATAGATAAAGGATTGCTGTTGATAACCGGTGATGTGGGCAGTGGAAAAACTGCTTTGTTGAAAACCATTTTAGGGGAATACCCCCTTACGGGAGGTGAGATGGTAATCCATGGTACATTTTCTTACGCCACTGAAGAGCCTTGGCTTTTCCCCTCTACTATCCGGCAAAACATCCTCTTTGGACAGCCGTTTGACGAGCAGCGGTATCAAGATGTGCTGAAGGCTTGTGCGCTGACTTAtgatatcaataaatttgagAAACTGGATCAGACCATCGTGGGAGACAAAGGATTTAACCTTAGCAAAGGACAGCAAGCTAGGATCAGTTTAGCCAGAGCAGTGTACAAGGACAGTGACGTTTACTTGCTGGACGACTGTCTTTCTTCTTTAGATAACCACGTGAATAAGCACATCTTCAACAAGTGCATTAAACTGTtcttaaaagataaaatttgcCTGCTGGTCAGTAACAACATTAACCACATCAAAACCATGAAGAATAATCGCATATTGTTCGTTGAGAATGGCACTACTTTCAATTTGGAGCAGCAACGTAACGCTTTGGACAACAGGATAACTTATTATATAGACGAAgatgatgataatgatgatgatggcGGTGATGAAAATGGTGATTGTAATTTTTCGAAGAAGACGTCAAACGTTAACACTGCAATCAGTAATGAGGAGGGCTCAGAAGAGGCTGACGCCTTATTAGATTCAAACTTGGAGCCAAACGTTGAGAATTTGTATCACGAGGAGAAAAAACAGGGAAAAGTCCTTTGGAAGAACTACTTCAGGTACTACAGGGCTCTCGGGGGGTTTTTCGTAGTATTCTATTTGTTGGCGATATACATGGCCTGTCAGTTTTGCATTTCCTACTCCGAGAAGCTGCTAAGCAGATG ggtcAACTTAGAGCCGCAAATAACGAACCTGACCCTAAACAACAAGACGGAGGGTCCAGAGTATAGAAGGATTATTAGTCAAAGGGAACATTTCTTGAACTTGTACACCTTGTTGACGATCGGCATGGTAGCCCTCATTATAGCCAGAGCCTTCTCCACCCTAATCATTTGTATGAACGCTGCCAAAAAGCTGCACAAGGCCCTAGTTAGGGGCATGCTCAGCACCTACATGTACTTCTTCGACGACCATTTCATCGGGAACATCATTAATAGATTGTCCAAAGACTTTCATGTTACTGATGAGCAAATGCCCTACTTGATCCTGGATTTGTGCAGA CTAATCTTCAGCATTAGCAGTGGGATCATCTTAATCGGCTCAGTAAATTGGATATTCTATATCCCAGCGGGTTTGTTGCTGGTAAAACTGTATTTCGTTAGAAGGCTGTACCTACCTACTGGACGTAGTTTACGGAGACTGGAAGCTGCTA CTAGAAGCCCCATAATCGGCTACTTGAACTCCACCCTTGAGGGGCTGGCAGTGGTACGAGCCGCGCAGCAACAGCAGAAGCTCCAGAACGAATTCGATCGACACCAGGACCATTTCACTTCCACCTTCTACTTGAACCTAAGCACCAAACGGTTCTTTACCTTCTGGCTGGACATGTTTGGAACTATGTTCGCCTCGTTAGTGGCATTCAAATTTGTCATACTTCACCAAG AAGAGACTTCTGGTGATGTAGGATTGGCTCTAGTTCAAGCCACAATGTTGTCCAGTGTGCTACAGTTCGCCATAAGGCAGATTACCGAAGTGGAGAATACAATGACGTGTGTGGAACGTGTGGTGGAATACTCAGATGTGCCCTCAGAGCCCATAGGGGGACAGATCTTGGCTGACTGGCCATCAAAAGGACATATTTTGTATAAGAATGTGTCCTTAACGTACAAATCGGACGGTCACCCGGTATTGAAAGACATTGACTTAGATATCAAAGGAGGGAGCAAGATCGGCATTGTTGGGCGTACTGGGGCTGGCAAGTCTTCGATAATCTCCAGTTTATTTCGACTATACGACTTCGATGGAGAAATCATCATTGACGGTGAAAATATCAGCACTTTGTCGATAAACTTCCTGAGAGAAAACATCAGCATCATCCCACAGGATCCAATCCTCTTTACCGGCACTATAAGAACCAACTTAGATCCATTCGACAAGTATTCAGATAAGGAAATCTGGAGCGCCCTGGAGAAAGTGCACATGAAGTCTATCATCCAGGACCTGAACCAGGAGATTAGCGACTCAACCTCCGGTTACAGTTCCGGACAAAAGCAGTTGATCTCTTTAGCCAGAGCTCTAATCCAGGAGAACAAGATTATCGTCCTGGATGAGGCCACCGCCAATCTGGATCCGAAGACCGATCAATTGCTCCAGGAAACTGTGAAAgagagtttcaaaaattgcacaGTTTTGATTATTGCGCACAGGTTGCATTCCGTGTTGAGCTGCGACAAAATTTTGGTCCTGGATGCAGGCAGGATTGTGGAGTTTAACGAACCGAGGATCTTGCTGCAGAATTCCAGTGGTTTCCTGACAAGAATGGTCAAAGAGGGGGATTGA